The following coding sequences lie in one Syngnathus scovelli strain Florida chromosome 1, RoL_Ssco_1.2, whole genome shotgun sequence genomic window:
- the nat8l gene encoding N-acetylaspartate synthetase gives MYCSSPKMVCETKIVADEHDAIPGSKKEPMMWSTAPSSSSSGEAKDAKRDAVFIREFERGDQEEVRRIFYEGIMERIPNTTFRGLAQQPQSQLFYALLTVVCFLLTKSLALTCCAPLALMAARYYYSGKVIHSYLDHALRTDMADIEAYYMKPAGSSFWVAVLDGRVVGMVAAQGREDDNTVELRRMSVDSRYRGKGIAKALGRRVLEFAVRNDYAAVVLGTTAVKMAAHKLYESLGFRRTGWSHDYRLPGMSRSAPERLFFQIRYSRYRLQLREE, from the exons ATGTATTGTTCGTCTCCCAAAATGGTTTGCGAGACTAAAATAGTGGCGGACGAACACGATGCTATACCCGGGAGCAAGAAGGAGCCCATGATGTGGAGCACCGCCCCGTCCTCGTCCTCGTCCGGCGAGGCCAAGGACGCCAAGCGGGACGCGGTGTTCATCCGCGAATTCGAGCGCGGCGACCAGGAAGAGGTGCGGCGCATCTTTTACGAGGGCATCATGGAGAGGATACCCAACACGACGTTTCGCGGGCTCGCCCAGCAACCTCAAAGTCAGCTTTTCTACGCGCTTCTCACAG TTGTGTGCTTTTTGCTGACCAAATCCTTGGCGCTGACCTGCTGCGCGCCGCTGGCGCTCATGGCTGCTCGCTATTACTACAGCGGCAAAGTCATCCACAGTTACCTGGACCACGCCTTGCGCACGGACATGGCTGACATCGAGGCTTACTACATGAAGCCTGCAG GCTCGAGTTTCTGGGTAGCAGTGCTGGACGGCCGCGTGGTGGGCATGGTGGCGGCGCAAGGCCGCGAGGACGACAACACGGTGGAGCTGCGGCGCATGTCGGTGGATTCCCGCTACCGCGGCAAAGGCATCGCCAAGGCCCTGGGCCGGCGCGTTCTGGAGTTCGCCGTGCGCAACGACTACGCGGCGGTGGTCCTGGGCACCACGGCGGTCAAGATGGCCGCCCACAAGCTGTACGAGTCGCTGGGCTTCCGCCGGACGGGCTGGAGCCACGACTACAGGCTGCCCGGCATGAGTCGCTCGGCGCCCGAGCGGCTCTTCTTCCAGATCCGCTACAGCCGCTACCGCCTGCAGCTCCGTGAGGAGTGA
- the LOC125971338 gene encoding NACHT, LRR and PYD domains-containing protein 3-like isoform X3, translating into MLTESTAVDAGKMALDMNIKDLLLKTLEDLGQEDFKKFKFYMDLPKRVKEKADRIDIAEQLTNTHGKNAGEKTIQILENINNYNLAQKLRNDLAQITGSISSVDNEQIGKFKRELQENLRKSYLTVPEGNTGHSRQEPLENVYTELNISRGVAGLPDKQHEVLQMEMCGMAEEESIQPCDIFESQEPLRTMLTVGFAGIGKTFLVRKFVLDWASGRTNTDVDFIFPFAFRELNLEKDRSFSLAELCRLLVWESKAITMLEHILVSLQESANRHYQSSEIKILFVLDGLDESRLKLDLSDERKVDPDVTRAYPVEVLLAHLIKGNLLPCARVWITTRPQAAHDIPPRLVDGRTEVKGFSDSQRLDYFRKRFPAEEDVIKHIQKSRTVFIMCHLPIFCWLTATVLQDCRKHGKELPKTLTEMYTEFLLYDLDKSKERDSRKSTAYVKALAKLAFQHLMKKQQIFYESDLRESGLDDLQGANHSGIFTVVFKEVPPLKKYQRSKMFQFIHLTVQEYLAALYVMMSLFQDNKNVLDDSGWTLKGLLLLWKSKSLAEVHEAAIRKASESEGNLDLFLRFLLGLSLQCNQDLLGELLKVPENYRHSNAETVRLIKRRIERNSPEENINLFYCLNELKDESLLEQIQQYLKKGELSTGDLPPAMWSALVFFLRASDEAMSCFDLGHYAPSEKGLLMLLPVVKASQKSVLRGCKLSKKSCEALASVLSSSRTLSHLDLSWNDLHDDGLEALAAGLAKPQCTLQVLWLYRCKLSKKSGEALASVLSSSRTLSHLDLSENNLHDHGLEALAAGLAKPQCTLRVLRLVRCGIGTQGCISLAKALRSNPSQLQQLNLWTNPIDEKGMRALEEVQMDPRCSLTIEWRLEGTSSKPALDPWGGF; encoded by the exons ATGCTCACGGAATCAACGGCT GTTGATGCGGGAAAGATGGCTCTGGATATGAACATCAAGGACCTGCTGTTGAAAACGCTGGAAGACCTGGGGCAGGAGGACTTCAAGAAGTTCAAGTTTTATATGGACCTGCCCAAGCGCGTCAAAGAAAAGGCAGACCGGATTGACATCGCCGAACAGCTGACCAACACGCACGGCAAGAACGCGGGGGAGAAGACCATCCAGATTCTGGAGAACATCAACAACTACAACCTGGCCCAGAAGCTGCGCAACGACCTGGCGCAAATCACAG GTAGCATCTCCTCAGTGGACAACGAGCAGATCGGCAAATTCAAGCGGGAGCTGCAAGAGAACCTGCGGAAGAGCTACCTCACTGTTCCCGAGGGCAACACGGGGCACAGCCGGCAGGAGCCTCTGGAGAACGTCTACACAGAGCTCAACATTAGCCGCGGCGTCGCCGGTCTCCCCGACAAGCAGCACGAGGTCCTTCAGATGGAGATGTGCGGCATGGCCGAGGAGGAGTCCATCCAGCCGTGCGACATCTTTGAAAGCCAGGAGCCCCTTCGCACGATGCTCACCGTGGGCTTCGCGGGCATCGGCAAGACTTTCCTGGTGCGCAAGTTTGTCCTGGACTGGGCCAGCGGGAGAACCAACACAGACGTGGACTTCATCTTTCCCTTCGCCTTCCGCGAGTTGAACTTGGAGAAGGACAGAAGCTTTTCGCTGGCGGAGCTCTGCCGACTCCTTGTCTGGGAGAGCAAGGCCATCACGATGCTGGAGCACATCTTGGTCAGTCTGCAAGAGTCGGCCAACCGCCACTACCAGTCCAGCGAGATCAAGATTTTGTttgtcctggacggcctggacgaGTCCCGCCTCAAACTGGACCTGAGCGACGAGCGCAAGGTGGACCCGGACGTGACCCGAGCCTACCCCGTGGAGGTGCTCCTGGCGCACCTCATCAAAGGGAACCTGCTTCCCTGCGCCCGGGTTTGGATCACCACGCGGCCCCAGGCGGCCCACGACATCCCGCCGCGCCTGGTGGACGGCAGAACCGAGGTGAAAGGCTTCAGCGACTCCCAGAGGCTGGACTACTTCAGGAAGAGGTTCCCCGCCGAGGAGGACGTCATCAAGCACATCCAAAAGTCCCGCACCGTTTTCATCATGTGCCACTTGCCCATCTTCTGCTGGCTCACCGCCACCGTTCTCCAAGACTGTCGGAAACACGGAAAGGAGCTGCCCAAAACCCTGACCGAGATGTACACAGAGTTCCTGCTCTATGACCTGGACAAGTCCAAGGAGCGAGACAGCCGGAAGAGCACGGCGTACGTCAAAGCGCTGGCCAAGCTGGCTTTTCAGCACCTGATGAAAAAGCAACAGATCTTCTACGAGAGCGACTTGCGGGAAAGCGGCTTGGATGACCTGCAGGGCGCCAATCACTCGGGAATCTTCACCGTGGTCTTCAAGGAGGTACCCCCGCTCAAGAAATACCAACGCAGCAAGATGTTTCAGTTCATCCACCTGACCGTCCAGGAATATCTGGCCGCTCTCTACGTGATGATGAGCCTGTTCCAGGACAACAAGAACGTGCTGGACGATTCCGGGTGGACGCTGAAAGGCCTCCTGTTGCTTTGGAAGTCGAAGTCGCTCGCTGAAGTCCATGAGGCGGCCATCCGCAAAGCCTCCGAGAGTGAGGGAAACCTGGACTTGTTCCTCCGCTTCCTGCTGGGCCTCTCCTTGCAGTGCAACCAGGATCTCCTGGGTGAGCTGCTGAAGGTTCCCGAGAACTACAGACACAGCAACGCAGAAACGGTCCGCTTGATCAAGCGACGGATCGAGCGGAATTCTCCCGAGGAGAACATCAACTTGTTCTACTGCCTGAACGAGCTGAAGGACGAGTCCCTGCTGGAGCAGATCCAACAATACCTAAAAAAGGGGGAATTGTCCACGGGGGACCTACCTCCGGCCATGTGGTCGGCCCTGGTCTTCTTCTTGCGGGCTTCCGACGAAGCCATGAGCTGCTTTGACCTTGGGCATTACGCTCCGTCCGAGAAGGGGCTCCTGATGCTGCTTCCGGTGGTCAAGGCTTCTCAAAAATCCGT GCTCAGGGGCTGCAAGCTGAGCAAGAAAAGCTGCGAGGCGCTGGCCTCCGTTCTAAGCTCCTCCCGCACCCTGAGCCATCTGGATCTCAGCTGGAACGACTTGCACgacgacgggctggaggcgctcGCCGCCGGACTGGCAAAGCCGCAGTGCACCTTGCAAGTTCTCTG GCTCTATCGCTGCAAGCTGAGCAAGAAAAGCGGCGAGGCGCTGGCCTCCGTTCTAAGCTCGTCCCGCACCCTGAGCCATCTGGATCTCAGCGAGAACAACTTGCACGACCACGGGCTGGAGGCGCTCGCCGCCGGACTGGCAAAGCCGCAGTGCACCTTGCGAGTTCTCAG GCTGGTGAGGTGCGGGATTGGCACGCAAGGATGCATCTCACTGGCCAAGGCTCTCCGGTCCAACCCCTCCCAGCTCCAACAGCTGAACCTCTGGACCAATCCCATCGATGAGAAAGGAATGCGGGCCTTGGAGGAGGTCCAAATGGATCCTCGCTGCAGTCTGACGATCGAGTG GAGGCTTGAGGGGACGTCATCGAAGCCAGCCTTGGATCCTTGGGGGGGGTTCTGA
- the LOC125971338 gene encoding NACHT, LRR and PYD domains-containing protein 3-like isoform X1 → MLTESTAVDAGKMALDMNIKDLLLKTLEDLGQEDFKKFKFYMDLPKRVKEKADRIDIAEQLTNTHGKNAGEKTIQILENINNYNLAQKLRNDLAQITGSISSVDNEQIGKFKRELQENLRKSYLTVPEGNTGHSRQEPLENVYTELNISRGVAGLPDKQHEVLQMEMCGMAEEESIQPCDIFESQEPLRTMLTVGFAGIGKTFLVRKFVLDWASGRTNTDVDFIFPFAFRELNLEKDRSFSLAELCRLLVWESKAITMLEHILVSLQESANRHYQSSEIKILFVLDGLDESRLKLDLSDERKVDPDVTRAYPVEVLLAHLIKGNLLPCARVWITTRPQAAHDIPPRLVDGRTEVKGFSDSQRLDYFRKRFPAEEDVIKHIQKSRTVFIMCHLPIFCWLTATVLQDCRKHGKELPKTLTEMYTEFLLYDLDKSKERDSRKSTAYVKALAKLAFQHLMKKQQIFYESDLRESGLDDLQGANHSGIFTVVFKEVPPLKKYQRSKMFQFIHLTVQEYLAALYVMMSLFQDNKNVLDDSGWTLKGLLLLWKSKSLAEVHEAAIRKASESEGNLDLFLRFLLGLSLQCNQDLLGELLKVPENYRHSNAETVRLIKRRIERNSPEENINLFYCLNELKDESLLEQIQQYLKKGELSTGDLPPAMWSALVFFLRASDEAMSCFDLGHYAPSEKGLLMLLPVVKASQKSVLRGCKLSKKSCEALASVLSSSRTLSHLDLSWNDLHDDGLEALAAGLAKPQCTLQVLWLYRCKLSKKSGEALASVLSSSRTLSHLDLSENNLHDHGLEALAAGLAKPQCTLRVLRLKSCNLSKKSCEALASVLSSPCNLSHLDLSRNDLCDDGLEALAAGLAKPQCTLQVLRLVRCGIGTQGCISLAKALRSNPSQLQQLNLWTNPIDEKGMRALEEVQMDPRCSLTIEWRLEGTSSKPALDPWGGF, encoded by the exons ATGCTCACGGAATCAACGGCT GTTGATGCGGGAAAGATGGCTCTGGATATGAACATCAAGGACCTGCTGTTGAAAACGCTGGAAGACCTGGGGCAGGAGGACTTCAAGAAGTTCAAGTTTTATATGGACCTGCCCAAGCGCGTCAAAGAAAAGGCAGACCGGATTGACATCGCCGAACAGCTGACCAACACGCACGGCAAGAACGCGGGGGAGAAGACCATCCAGATTCTGGAGAACATCAACAACTACAACCTGGCCCAGAAGCTGCGCAACGACCTGGCGCAAATCACAG GTAGCATCTCCTCAGTGGACAACGAGCAGATCGGCAAATTCAAGCGGGAGCTGCAAGAGAACCTGCGGAAGAGCTACCTCACTGTTCCCGAGGGCAACACGGGGCACAGCCGGCAGGAGCCTCTGGAGAACGTCTACACAGAGCTCAACATTAGCCGCGGCGTCGCCGGTCTCCCCGACAAGCAGCACGAGGTCCTTCAGATGGAGATGTGCGGCATGGCCGAGGAGGAGTCCATCCAGCCGTGCGACATCTTTGAAAGCCAGGAGCCCCTTCGCACGATGCTCACCGTGGGCTTCGCGGGCATCGGCAAGACTTTCCTGGTGCGCAAGTTTGTCCTGGACTGGGCCAGCGGGAGAACCAACACAGACGTGGACTTCATCTTTCCCTTCGCCTTCCGCGAGTTGAACTTGGAGAAGGACAGAAGCTTTTCGCTGGCGGAGCTCTGCCGACTCCTTGTCTGGGAGAGCAAGGCCATCACGATGCTGGAGCACATCTTGGTCAGTCTGCAAGAGTCGGCCAACCGCCACTACCAGTCCAGCGAGATCAAGATTTTGTttgtcctggacggcctggacgaGTCCCGCCTCAAACTGGACCTGAGCGACGAGCGCAAGGTGGACCCGGACGTGACCCGAGCCTACCCCGTGGAGGTGCTCCTGGCGCACCTCATCAAAGGGAACCTGCTTCCCTGCGCCCGGGTTTGGATCACCACGCGGCCCCAGGCGGCCCACGACATCCCGCCGCGCCTGGTGGACGGCAGAACCGAGGTGAAAGGCTTCAGCGACTCCCAGAGGCTGGACTACTTCAGGAAGAGGTTCCCCGCCGAGGAGGACGTCATCAAGCACATCCAAAAGTCCCGCACCGTTTTCATCATGTGCCACTTGCCCATCTTCTGCTGGCTCACCGCCACCGTTCTCCAAGACTGTCGGAAACACGGAAAGGAGCTGCCCAAAACCCTGACCGAGATGTACACAGAGTTCCTGCTCTATGACCTGGACAAGTCCAAGGAGCGAGACAGCCGGAAGAGCACGGCGTACGTCAAAGCGCTGGCCAAGCTGGCTTTTCAGCACCTGATGAAAAAGCAACAGATCTTCTACGAGAGCGACTTGCGGGAAAGCGGCTTGGATGACCTGCAGGGCGCCAATCACTCGGGAATCTTCACCGTGGTCTTCAAGGAGGTACCCCCGCTCAAGAAATACCAACGCAGCAAGATGTTTCAGTTCATCCACCTGACCGTCCAGGAATATCTGGCCGCTCTCTACGTGATGATGAGCCTGTTCCAGGACAACAAGAACGTGCTGGACGATTCCGGGTGGACGCTGAAAGGCCTCCTGTTGCTTTGGAAGTCGAAGTCGCTCGCTGAAGTCCATGAGGCGGCCATCCGCAAAGCCTCCGAGAGTGAGGGAAACCTGGACTTGTTCCTCCGCTTCCTGCTGGGCCTCTCCTTGCAGTGCAACCAGGATCTCCTGGGTGAGCTGCTGAAGGTTCCCGAGAACTACAGACACAGCAACGCAGAAACGGTCCGCTTGATCAAGCGACGGATCGAGCGGAATTCTCCCGAGGAGAACATCAACTTGTTCTACTGCCTGAACGAGCTGAAGGACGAGTCCCTGCTGGAGCAGATCCAACAATACCTAAAAAAGGGGGAATTGTCCACGGGGGACCTACCTCCGGCCATGTGGTCGGCCCTGGTCTTCTTCTTGCGGGCTTCCGACGAAGCCATGAGCTGCTTTGACCTTGGGCATTACGCTCCGTCCGAGAAGGGGCTCCTGATGCTGCTTCCGGTGGTCAAGGCTTCTCAAAAATCCGT GCTCAGGGGCTGCAAGCTGAGCAAGAAAAGCTGCGAGGCGCTGGCCTCCGTTCTAAGCTCCTCCCGCACCCTGAGCCATCTGGATCTCAGCTGGAACGACTTGCACgacgacgggctggaggcgctcGCCGCCGGACTGGCAAAGCCGCAGTGCACCTTGCAAGTTCTCTG GCTCTATCGCTGCAAGCTGAGCAAGAAAAGCGGCGAGGCGCTGGCCTCCGTTCTAAGCTCGTCCCGCACCCTGAGCCATCTGGATCTCAGCGAGAACAACTTGCACGACCACGGGCTGGAGGCGCTCGCCGCCGGACTGGCAAAGCCGCAGTGCACCTTGCGAGTTCTCAG GCTCAAGAGCTGCAATCTGAGCAAGAAAAGCTGCGAGGCGCTGGCCTCCGTTCTAAGCTCACCCTGCAACCTGAGCCATCTGGATCTCAGCAGAAACGACTTGTGTgacgacgggctggaggcgctcGCCGCCGGACTGGCAAAGCCGCAGTGCACATTGCAAGTTCTCAG GCTGGTGAGGTGCGGGATTGGCACGCAAGGATGCATCTCACTGGCCAAGGCTCTCCGGTCCAACCCCTCCCAGCTCCAACAGCTGAACCTCTGGACCAATCCCATCGATGAGAAAGGAATGCGGGCCTTGGAGGAGGTCCAAATGGATCCTCGCTGCAGTCTGACGATCGAGTG GAGGCTTGAGGGGACGTCATCGAAGCCAGCCTTGGATCCTTGGGGGGGGTTCTGA
- the LOC125971338 gene encoding NACHT, LRR and PYD domains-containing protein 3-like isoform X2, producing the protein MLTESTAVDAGKMALDMNIKDLLLKTLEDLGQEDFKKFKFYMDLPKRVKEKADRIDIAEQLTNTHGKNAGEKTIQILENINNYNLAQKLRNDLAQITGSISSVDNEQIGKFKRELQENLRKSYLTVPEGNTGHSRQEPLENVYTELNISRGVAGLPDKQHEVLQMEMCGMAEEESIQPCDIFESQEPLRTMLTVGFAGIGKTFLVRKFVLDWASGRTNTDVDFIFPFAFRELNLEKDRSFSLAELCRLLVWESKAITMLEHILVSLQESANRHYQSSEIKILFVLDGLDESRLKLDLSDERKVDPDVTRAYPVEVLLAHLIKGNLLPCARVWITTRPQAAHDIPPRLVDGRTEVKGFSDSQRLDYFRKRFPAEEDVIKHIQKSRTVFIMCHLPIFCWLTATVLQDCRKHGKELPKTLTEMYTEFLLYDLDKSKERDSRKSTAYVKALAKLAFQHLMKKQQIFYESDLRESGLDDLQGANHSGIFTVVFKEVPPLKKYQRSKMFQFIHLTVQEYLAALYVMMSLFQDNKNVLDDSGWTLKGLLLLWKSKSLAEVHEAAIRKASESEGNLDLFLRFLLGLSLQCNQDLLGELLKVPENYRHSNAETVRLIKRRIERNSPEENINLFYCLNELKDESLLEQIQQYLKKGELSTGDLPPAMWSALVFFLRASDEAMSCFDLGHYAPSEKGLLMLLPVVKASQKSVLRGCKLSKKSCEALASVLSSSRTLSHLDLSWNDLHDDGLEALAAGLAKPQCTLQVLWLKSCNLSKKSCEALASVLSSPCNLSHLDLSRNDLCDDGLEALAAGLAKPQCTLQVLRLVRCGIGTQGCISLAKALRSNPSQLQQLNLWTNPIDEKGMRALEEVQMDPRCSLTIEWRLEGTSSKPALDPWGGF; encoded by the exons ATGCTCACGGAATCAACGGCT GTTGATGCGGGAAAGATGGCTCTGGATATGAACATCAAGGACCTGCTGTTGAAAACGCTGGAAGACCTGGGGCAGGAGGACTTCAAGAAGTTCAAGTTTTATATGGACCTGCCCAAGCGCGTCAAAGAAAAGGCAGACCGGATTGACATCGCCGAACAGCTGACCAACACGCACGGCAAGAACGCGGGGGAGAAGACCATCCAGATTCTGGAGAACATCAACAACTACAACCTGGCCCAGAAGCTGCGCAACGACCTGGCGCAAATCACAG GTAGCATCTCCTCAGTGGACAACGAGCAGATCGGCAAATTCAAGCGGGAGCTGCAAGAGAACCTGCGGAAGAGCTACCTCACTGTTCCCGAGGGCAACACGGGGCACAGCCGGCAGGAGCCTCTGGAGAACGTCTACACAGAGCTCAACATTAGCCGCGGCGTCGCCGGTCTCCCCGACAAGCAGCACGAGGTCCTTCAGATGGAGATGTGCGGCATGGCCGAGGAGGAGTCCATCCAGCCGTGCGACATCTTTGAAAGCCAGGAGCCCCTTCGCACGATGCTCACCGTGGGCTTCGCGGGCATCGGCAAGACTTTCCTGGTGCGCAAGTTTGTCCTGGACTGGGCCAGCGGGAGAACCAACACAGACGTGGACTTCATCTTTCCCTTCGCCTTCCGCGAGTTGAACTTGGAGAAGGACAGAAGCTTTTCGCTGGCGGAGCTCTGCCGACTCCTTGTCTGGGAGAGCAAGGCCATCACGATGCTGGAGCACATCTTGGTCAGTCTGCAAGAGTCGGCCAACCGCCACTACCAGTCCAGCGAGATCAAGATTTTGTttgtcctggacggcctggacgaGTCCCGCCTCAAACTGGACCTGAGCGACGAGCGCAAGGTGGACCCGGACGTGACCCGAGCCTACCCCGTGGAGGTGCTCCTGGCGCACCTCATCAAAGGGAACCTGCTTCCCTGCGCCCGGGTTTGGATCACCACGCGGCCCCAGGCGGCCCACGACATCCCGCCGCGCCTGGTGGACGGCAGAACCGAGGTGAAAGGCTTCAGCGACTCCCAGAGGCTGGACTACTTCAGGAAGAGGTTCCCCGCCGAGGAGGACGTCATCAAGCACATCCAAAAGTCCCGCACCGTTTTCATCATGTGCCACTTGCCCATCTTCTGCTGGCTCACCGCCACCGTTCTCCAAGACTGTCGGAAACACGGAAAGGAGCTGCCCAAAACCCTGACCGAGATGTACACAGAGTTCCTGCTCTATGACCTGGACAAGTCCAAGGAGCGAGACAGCCGGAAGAGCACGGCGTACGTCAAAGCGCTGGCCAAGCTGGCTTTTCAGCACCTGATGAAAAAGCAACAGATCTTCTACGAGAGCGACTTGCGGGAAAGCGGCTTGGATGACCTGCAGGGCGCCAATCACTCGGGAATCTTCACCGTGGTCTTCAAGGAGGTACCCCCGCTCAAGAAATACCAACGCAGCAAGATGTTTCAGTTCATCCACCTGACCGTCCAGGAATATCTGGCCGCTCTCTACGTGATGATGAGCCTGTTCCAGGACAACAAGAACGTGCTGGACGATTCCGGGTGGACGCTGAAAGGCCTCCTGTTGCTTTGGAAGTCGAAGTCGCTCGCTGAAGTCCATGAGGCGGCCATCCGCAAAGCCTCCGAGAGTGAGGGAAACCTGGACTTGTTCCTCCGCTTCCTGCTGGGCCTCTCCTTGCAGTGCAACCAGGATCTCCTGGGTGAGCTGCTGAAGGTTCCCGAGAACTACAGACACAGCAACGCAGAAACGGTCCGCTTGATCAAGCGACGGATCGAGCGGAATTCTCCCGAGGAGAACATCAACTTGTTCTACTGCCTGAACGAGCTGAAGGACGAGTCCCTGCTGGAGCAGATCCAACAATACCTAAAAAAGGGGGAATTGTCCACGGGGGACCTACCTCCGGCCATGTGGTCGGCCCTGGTCTTCTTCTTGCGGGCTTCCGACGAAGCCATGAGCTGCTTTGACCTTGGGCATTACGCTCCGTCCGAGAAGGGGCTCCTGATGCTGCTTCCGGTGGTCAAGGCTTCTCAAAAATCCGT GCTCAGGGGCTGCAAGCTGAGCAAGAAAAGCTGCGAGGCGCTGGCCTCCGTTCTAAGCTCCTCCCGCACCCTGAGCCATCTGGATCTCAGCTGGAACGACTTGCACgacgacgggctggaggcgctcGCCGCCGGACTGGCAAAGCCGCAGTGCACCTTGCAAGTTCTCTG GCTCAAGAGCTGCAATCTGAGCAAGAAAAGCTGCGAGGCGCTGGCCTCCGTTCTAAGCTCACCCTGCAACCTGAGCCATCTGGATCTCAGCAGAAACGACTTGTGTgacgacgggctggaggcgctcGCCGCCGGACTGGCAAAGCCGCAGTGCACATTGCAAGTTCTCAG GCTGGTGAGGTGCGGGATTGGCACGCAAGGATGCATCTCACTGGCCAAGGCTCTCCGGTCCAACCCCTCCCAGCTCCAACAGCTGAACCTCTGGACCAATCCCATCGATGAGAAAGGAATGCGGGCCTTGGAGGAGGTCCAAATGGATCCTCGCTGCAGTCTGACGATCGAGTG GAGGCTTGAGGGGACGTCATCGAAGCCAGCCTTGGATCCTTGGGGGGGGTTCTGA
- the grpel1 gene encoding grpE protein homolog 1, mitochondrial, translated as MANMCIRSLSFGALRHVVRASPRRLCTATQQKNGHGSEEEETAEQSATEKVLAEKTRLGEQLKEMTDKYKRALADMENLRTRSQRMIQEAKLYGIQGFCEDLLEVADILEKAKESVPAEEVSSRNPHLKNLYDGLVMTEVQIQKVFAKHSLVRLNPYGHKFDPYEHEALFHAPAEGKEPGTVTAVTKVGYKLHGRTLRPALVGVAKAS; from the exons atggccaacatgtgcataCGGAGCCTCTCATTCGGAGCTTTGCGCCACGTTGTGAG AGCATCCCCGCGGCGGTTATGCACAGCCACTCAGCAGAAGAACGGACACGgctcagaggaggaggagaccgCCGAGCAGAGCGCGACGGAGAAGGTCCTGGCCGAGAAGACGCGGTTGGGGGAGCAGCTCAAGGAGATGACC GACAAATACAAACGAGCCTTGGCGGACATGGAGAACCTGCGGACAAGAAGTCAGAGGATGATTCAGGAAGCTAAACTATACG GTATCCAGGGATTCTGCGAAGACCTGCTGGAGGTCGCCGACATTTTGGAGAAGGCCAAGGAAAGCGTGCCAGCGGAGGAAGTGAGCAGCCGGAACCCTCACCTGAAGAACCTCTACGATGGCCTGGTGATGACGGAGGTCCAGATCCAGAAGGTGTTCGCCAAGCACAGCCTGGTCAGGCTCAACCCGTACGGCCACAAGTTCGACCCGTACGAGCACGAGGCGCTCTTCCACGCCCCCGCCGAGGGCAAGGAGCCCGGCACCGTCACCGCCGTGACCAAAGTGGGCTACAAGCTTCACGGGCGCACCCTCAGGCCGGCGTTGGTCGGCGTGGCCAAAGCCTCCTAA
- the LOC125976110 gene encoding mucin-1 isoform X4, with the protein MSPVGWLVAAPTGRAPTGRTPTGRAPTGRAPTGRLVMSRAPATVAPPAQSTAKPAESGKVPTVAAAAAAATTTPLAGPDEKKAAANTSSSSSSSSSSSSSSSSTRPTHATTERPQGERTATARRTRTELTTTWPPIGPGPTSAPPQTDNGTVAYNSVGTHGESSMPRHQTGQTTDKSPGPQVGSADKEVRGAASDKRLWWIVLPVLLAASAAVIILKFKCKKIHEHTETSDTGTENASFQSRPESTKDGVMLLAVKSSGGQDHATS; encoded by the exons ATGTCGCCCGTCGGTTGGTTGGTAG CGGCGCCGACGGGCCGGGCGCCGACGGGCCGAACGCCGACGGGCCGAGCGCCGACGGGCCGAGCGCCGACGGGCCGCTTAGTGATGAGCCGAGCGCCCGCCACAGTCGCGCCGCCGGCACAAAGCACGGCAAAACCTGCAGAGAGCG gaAAAGTCCCAacagtggcggcggcggcggcggcagcaacgACGACCCCTCTCGCCGGGCCCGACGAGAAAA AAGCTGCGGCaaacaccagcagcagcagcagcagcagcagcagcagcagcagcagcagcagcagcacccgcCCGACGCACGCGACCACCGAGCGGCCTCAAGGTGAGAGAACGGCGACGGCACGCCGGACGCGCACGGAACTCACCACTACATGGCCTCCGATCGGACCTGGGCCCACCTCGGCCCCGCCGCAAACCGACAACGGTACCGTCGCGTACAATTCCGTTGGGACTCACGGTGAGagct CAATGCCTCGGCACCAGACGGGCCAGACCACAGACAAAAGTCCCG GTCCTCAGGTTGGCAGCGCTGACAAAGAAGTCAGAGGAGCAG CCAGTGACAAAAGACTTTGGTGGATCGTACtgcccgtcctgctggccgcctcCGCCGCCGTCATCATCCTCAAGTTCAAATGCAAAAAGATCCACGAGCACACGG AGACCAGCGATACCGGAACAGAGAA tgCATCCTTCCAGAGCCGTCCGGAAAGCACCAAAGACGGCGTCATGCTTCTCGCCGTCAAGTCGTCAGGCGGCCAGGACCACG CCACAAGCTGA